TTTTCGATCAGTTGCTGCATCTCGATGCGGGTCAGGGCATCCAGCGCGCCCAGCGGCTCATCGAGCAACAGCAAGCGCGGTTGGTGGATCAGGGCGCGCGCGAGGGCCACGCGTTGCTTCTGGCCACCGGACAATGCCGCCGGCCATTCATTGGCGCGCTCCGCCAGGCCGACCGCGTCCAAGGCTTGCAGCGCTTTGGGGCGCCAGTCGCCCTTGAGGCCCAGGCCCACGTTGTCGATGATTTTTTTCCACGGCAACAAGCGCGCTTCCTGGAACATCAACCGCGTGTCTTCAATTGCTTCGCCGAGCGCTGCGGAACCGGCCAGCAGCTCGCCGCCACTGGCTTTGTCCAAGCCGGCCAGCAGGCGCAGCAAGGTACTTTTGCCGCAACCACTGCGGCCGACCACGGCCACGAACTGGCCTGCCGGAATGTGCAGGTCAATCTCTTTGAGCACGTGCCGTGCGCCAAATGATTTGCGCAATTTGCGCACTGCCAGGGGGATCCCTTTAAGCAGGCGCGGAGGTTGTTGAGCTGTCATGCCGCACCGCCTTTATTCACTTGATACGCCGGGTGCCAGCGCAGCCACACACGTTCCAGGCCACGTGCCGCCAGGTCGGCCAGCTTGCCGAGAATGGCGTACATCACGATGGCCAGCACCACCACGTCGGTTTGCAGGAACTCACGTGCGTTCATCGCCAGGTAGCCGATGCCGGAGCTGGCGGAGATGGTTTCCGCCACAATCAGCGTCAACCACATAAAGCCCAGGGCAAACCGCACGCCCACCAGGATCGACGGCAGGGCGCCCGGCAGGATGACTTGCCAGAACAGGCTGAACCCGGACAAGCCATAGCTGCGCGACATTTCCACCAACGCCGGGTCGACGTTGCGGATGCCGTGGTAGGTGTTGAGGTAAATCGGGAACAACGTACCGAGGGCCACCAGGAAAATCTTTGCGGTCTCGTCGATCCCGAACCACAGGATCACCAGCGGGATCAGCGCCAGGTGCGGCACGTTGCGGATCATCTGCACCGAGCTGTCCAGCAGGCGCTCGCCCCACGTCGACAAGCCAGTGATAAACCCCAGCGCCAGGCCGATGCCGCCACCGATCACAAAGCCCAGGCCCGCGCGCCAGCCGCTGATGGCCAGGTGGGTCCAGATTTCGCCGCTGGCCACAAGATGCACCCCGGCTTCAATCACGGCACTCGGGGCCGGCAGAATGCGCGTCGACAACCAGCCCGCCGACACGGACAACTGCCACACCGCCAGCAATAAAACAGGCAGCGCCCAAGGCGCCACGCGATGGCTCAATTTTTCATAATTCATAACGCCACCTCAGCTCTGTGACGCCGCTTTGGGAAGGATATCGTTGGCGACCATCTCGCCGAACGGGCTCACATAGCCGGCGCTTTTCGGCAGTTCCGGACGCTCGATGTCCAGGTGCGGGAACAGCAGCTCAGCGACCCGATACGACTCTTCCAGGTGTGGATAACCGGAGAAGATAAAGGTGTCGATGCCCAGCGCGGCGTATTCCTTGACCCGCGCCGCAACGGTCGGGCCATCACCCACCAGCGCCGTACCCGCACCGCCACGCACCAGGCCGACGCCGGCCCACAGGTTGGGGCTCACTTCCAGATGGTCGCGGTTGCCGCCGTGCAACGCGGCCATGCGTTGCTGGCCAACCGAATCGAAGCGCGCCAGGGAGGCCTGGGCACGGGCGATGGTGTCGTCGTCCAGATGGGAGATCAGTTTGTCGGCGGCTTTCCAGGCTTCGTCGGTGGTCTCGCGCACGATCACATGCAGGCGAATGCCAAAGCGCACGGTACGCCCGAGCTTGGCCGCCTTGGCCCGCACTTGTTCGATCTTCTCGGCAACCGCGGCCGGTGGCTCGCCCCAGGTCAGCACCATTTCCACTTGCTCGGCGGCCAGGTCCTGGGCGGCTTCGGAAGAACCGCCAAAGTACAACGGCGGGCGCGGTTGCTGGATCGGTGGGTAAAGCAATTTGGCGCCTTTGACGCTGATGTGTTCGCCATCGTAATCCACGGTTTCGCCCTCCAGCACACGACGCCAGATGCGCGTGAACTCGACCGAAGCCTGGTAGCGCTCTTCGTGGCTGAGGAACAAGCCATCGCCGGCCAACTCGTCCGGATCACCACCGGTGACCAGGTTGAACAACGCGCGGCCACCGGACAAACGATCCAGGGTCGCGGCCTGACGCGCGGCCACCGTTGGGGAAATGATCCCGGGGCGCAGGGCGACCAGAAATTTCAAACGCTGGGTCACCGGGATCAGCGACGCGGCCACCAGCCACGAGTCTTCGCAGGAACGCCCGGTGGGGATCAGCACTCCACCGAAACCCAGGCGGTCAGCGGCCTGGGCCACTTGCTGCAAATAACCGTGGTCGACGGCGCGAGCGCCTTCGGCGGTGCCAAGGTAATGGCCGTCGCCGTGGGTAGGCAGGAACCAGAAAATAGTGAGGCTCATGGAGTTGTCTCCTGAAGAAGTCGGATTACGGCGCTTTGGCCACGGCAGCGGATGGCGTCCAGATCACGTCCTTGATGCTCAAGGGCTTGGGGATCAATTTGAGTTGGTAAAAGCTGTCGGCGATTTTCTGCTGGGCGGCAACCACTTCCGGGGTCAGGAACAGCGCGCCATAGCCCTGGCGCTTCACCGAGGTCAGGGTGATGTCAGCCGGCAGGCCAAGCAGCGGCGCGACTTGTTCGGTGACTTCCTGTGGGTTGGCCTTGGACCATTCGCCCACCGCGCGCACTTCCTCGATCAGCGCCTTGATCACCTGCGGGTGTTGCTCGGCATACGGCTTGGTCGCCAGGTAAAACTGGTGGTTATCGGCGATACCGGTGCCGTCGCGCAGCGTGCGCGCTTGCAGTTGTTTCTCGGCGGCGGCCTGGTACGGGTCCCAGATCACCCAGGCGTCCACGCTGCCACGCTCGAACGCGGCGCGGGCATCGGCGGGCGGCAGGAATACGGTGTGTACGTCGGTGTATTTCAGGCCGGCGTCTTCCAGGGCACGCACCAGCAGGTAGTGCACGTTGGAGCCCTTATTGAGCACGATTTTCTTGCCCTTGAGCTCGGCCACAGATTTGATCGTCGAGTCTTTGGGCACCAGGATCGCTTCGCTGGTCGGTGCCGGTGGCTCGTAGGCCACGTAAAGCAGGTCGGCGCCGGCGGCCTGGGCGAACACCGGCGGGGTTTCGCCGGTAACACCAAAGTCGATGGAGCCGACGTTCAAGCCCTCGAGCAACTGCGGGCCGCCGGGAAACTCCGTCCATTGCACCTGTACGCCTTGGGCAGCCAGGCGTTTTTCCAGGGTGCCCTTGGCTTTGAGCAGCACCAACGTGCCGTATTTCTGATAACCGATCCGCAAGGTCTCGGCAGCTTGGGCTTGAACAATGGCGCCGAAGGACACAGCCGCAGCAAACAGTGCGACCAGACCACGACGCAAGATGACAGTGCGCATGGCGCTCTCTCCAATTATGCGATGAGGGTTTTGGCTGCACCTGCTTGGCCGTTGGCGGCTGAGTAAGGTGAGTG
This region of Pseudomonas asgharzadehiana genomic DNA includes:
- the ssuC gene encoding aliphatic sulfonate ABC transporter permease SsuC, with translation MNYEKLSHRVAPWALPVLLLAVWQLSVSAGWLSTRILPAPSAVIEAGVHLVASGEIWTHLAISGWRAGLGFVIGGGIGLALGFITGLSTWGERLLDSSVQMIRNVPHLALIPLVILWFGIDETAKIFLVALGTLFPIYLNTYHGIRNVDPALVEMSRSYGLSGFSLFWQVILPGALPSILVGVRFALGFMWLTLIVAETISASSGIGYLAMNAREFLQTDVVVLAIVMYAILGKLADLAARGLERVWLRWHPAYQVNKGGAA
- the ssuB gene encoding aliphatic sulfonates ABC transporter ATP-binding protein, with the translated sequence MTAQQPPRLLKGIPLAVRKLRKSFGARHVLKEIDLHIPAGQFVAVVGRSGCGKSTLLRLLAGLDKASGGELLAGSAALGEAIEDTRLMFQEARLLPWKKIIDNVGLGLKGDWRPKALQALDAVGLAERANEWPAALSGGQKQRVALARALIHQPRLLLLDEPLGALDALTRIEMQQLIENLWRQHGFTVLLVTHDVSEAVAIADRVILIEDGEIGLDLIVDLPRPRARGSHRLAALEAEVLNRVLSLPGAPPEPEPVSPLPTQLRWAQ
- the ssuD gene encoding FMNH2-dependent alkanesulfonate monooxygenase, which gives rise to MSLTIFWFLPTHGDGHYLGTAEGARAVDHGYLQQVAQAADRLGFGGVLIPTGRSCEDSWLVAASLIPVTQRLKFLVALRPGIISPTVAARQAATLDRLSGGRALFNLVTGGDPDELAGDGLFLSHEERYQASVEFTRIWRRVLEGETVDYDGEHISVKGAKLLYPPIQQPRPPLYFGGSSEAAQDLAAEQVEMVLTWGEPPAAVAEKIEQVRAKAAKLGRTVRFGIRLHVIVRETTDEAWKAADKLISHLDDDTIARAQASLARFDSVGQQRMAALHGGNRDHLEVSPNLWAGVGLVRGGAGTALVGDGPTVAARVKEYAALGIDTFIFSGYPHLEESYRVAELLFPHLDIERPELPKSAGYVSPFGEMVANDILPKAASQS
- a CDS encoding sulfonate ABC transporter substrate-binding protein; amino-acid sequence: MRTVILRRGLVALFAAAVSFGAIVQAQAAETLRIGYQKYGTLVLLKAKGTLEKRLAAQGVQVQWTEFPGGPQLLEGLNVGSIDFGVTGETPPVFAQAAGADLLYVAYEPPAPTSEAILVPKDSTIKSVAELKGKKIVLNKGSNVHYLLVRALEDAGLKYTDVHTVFLPPADARAAFERGSVDAWVIWDPYQAAAEKQLQARTLRDGTGIADNHQFYLATKPYAEQHPQVIKALIEEVRAVGEWSKANPQEVTEQVAPLLGLPADITLTSVKRQGYGALFLTPEVVAAQQKIADSFYQLKLIPKPLSIKDVIWTPSAAVAKAP